The following are from one region of the Quercus robur chromosome 1, dhQueRobu3.1, whole genome shotgun sequence genome:
- the LOC126724026 gene encoding uncharacterized protein LOC126724026: MSSDASCDESSVREGAGYDETFGSGNESDFSLPSERESSAQSPDGNESFAEGEDEGRGDENDGGGMDIDGGNSDGEERSSEGTSEGTVDNRPFILPEDWAVNRFLPGMSGKVFRELRIRYQIPDHIPLRLPREGERCYSGRTADVGMYDAMFAAGLRLPLTALHRQLADFLGISVTQVAPNAWRTFIGAEILWGSFSGGHRQLTLGEFFYCYRPHHIASSKGTYHFNAREKGLRLVSDMPDSNRNWKSRYFFVEGTDWVCRQEEWATMPSGYFDNTWAFVKDSAYTRPHITDEQEEFIHRILEIPLEDRKCRDLITLDTLHLYCGGPNPSAEARRLEEFARRQMDSAKQRIRAAAARQKEERKAKEAGGEASSTPTAVAKVAKRKPDGSDGRPSKKPAVTPSVEPLKEKSPPTSGHGAGKGVMTSAGPVTEGPCRLLTHKEYAVGEVESLIKPTDMEPCDQVGTEDLGASALFDLSRALVRVKALRDRCVAKEGVVSRVRSHNKNLLNQQAQYKEAVRLLNQELQEVKEKLTTISGENVKLQGEVTALEEKLQTAGADAIGHFKTSQSFIDSCGQYYGTGFDDCLRQVASAFPELDLSGISMDDGDDVSLQPEPTPERDGSVVLAQPAANPTASDSPTVIVDVEDHQADGNPADAPPA; this comes from the exons atgtcgagtgacgcgtcttgtgacgagtcgtcagtccgcgaaggagcgggctacgacgagacCTTTGGCTCCGGAAACGAGTCGGACTTCTCCCTCCCGTCAGAGAGAGAGTCGTCAGCCCAATCTCCTGACGGCAATGAGAGTTTTGCTGAGGGAGAAGATGAGGGAAGAGGGGATGAAAATGACGGGGGTGGAATGGATATTGACGGAGGAAATAGTGACGGGGAGGAGAGATCCAGTGAAGGAACTTCGGAGGGTACCGTAGataaccgtcccttcattctTCCTGAGGATTGGGCCGTCAACAGATTTTTGCCTGGGATGAGTGGTAAAGTTTTTAGGGAGTTACGGATCCGTTATCAGATCCCAGACCACATCCCCCTCCGTCTCCCTAGAGAGGGTGAGAGGTGTTACTCCGGGCGGACAGCGGACGTTGGCATGTATGACGCCATGTTTGCTGCCGGCCTGAGGTTACCGTTGACGGCTCTTCACCGTCAACTAGCTGACTTCCTTGGAATATCCGTCACCCAGGTTGccccaaacgcctggaggacttTTATAGGAGCTGAAATCCTGTGGGGCAGCTTTAGTGGAGGGCACCGTCAGCTTACACTCggagaatttttttattgctataGGCCTCATCACATTGCCTCGTCTAAGGGGACTTATCATTTTAATGCCCGAGAGAAAGGGCTACGGTTAGTGTCAGATATGCCTGACTcaaataggaactggaagagtAGGTATTTTTTCGTTGaggggacggactgggtgtgCCGTCAGGAGGAGTGGGCGACGATGCCCAGTGGTTACTTTGACAATACCTGGGCCTTTGTCAAGGATTCAG ctTATACCCGTCCGCATATAACTGACGAGCAGGAGGAGTTCATCCATCGGATTCTAGAAATTCCTTTGGAGGACCGTAAGTGCAGGGATTTGATTACCCTTGACACCCTCCATCTATACTGTGGGGGTCCAAATCCGTCAGCGGAAGCTCGTAGGTTGGAGGAGTTTGCGCGACGTC AGATGGATTCTGCGAAGCAAAGGATACGGGCTGCCGCAGCTCGTCAGAAGGAGGAGAGGAAGGCCAAGGAAGCAGGGGGGGAAGCCTCGTCAACCCCCACGGCCGTCGCCAAAGTGGCGAAGAGGAAACCTGACGGGAGTGACGGCCGTCCCTCAAAAAAGCCTGCCGTCACTCCGTCAGTCGAACCATTGAAGGAAAAGTCCCCTCCGACGTCTGGCCATGGTGCGGGAAAGGGGGTGATGACTTCTGCTGGTCCCGTCACTGAGGGTCCGTGCCGTCTCCTAACCCACAAAGAATATGCCGTCGGGGAGGTTGAGTCCCTGATAAAACCAACGGACATGGAGCCCTGTGATCAAGTAGGGACGGAGGATTTAGGGGCGTCGGCCCTCTTTGATCTCTCCAGG gccttggttcgtgtCAAAGCCCTCCGTGACCGTTGCGTGGCGAAGGAGGGGGTCGTCAGTCGAGTTCGCAGCCATAACAAGAACTTGCTGAATCAGCAGGCTCAGTATAAGGAAGCCGTCCGTCTTCTTAACCAGGAGCTGCAGGAAGTCAAGGAGAAACTGACGACGATCAGTGGCGAGAACGTCAAGCTCCAAGGAGAGGTGACGGCTCTGGAGGAGAAGTTACAGACGGCGGGGGCTGACGCGATTGGACACTTCAAAACGTCGCAGTCATTTATTGACTCATGTGGTCAATATTACGGCACTGGGTTCGATGACTGCCTTCGACAGGTCGCGTCGGCCTTCCCAGAGCTGGACTTATCTGGGATTTCAATGGATGATGGAGACGACGTCTCTCTTCAGCCAGAACCCACTCCGGAGCGTGACGGCTCGGTAGTCCTGGCTCAGCCTGCTGCTAATCCTACAGCTTCAGATTCTCCAACCGTTATCGTGGATGTTGAAGATCATCAGGCTGACGGAAATCCTGCTGACGCTCCTCCTGCTTAA
- the LOC126724019 gene encoding uncharacterized protein LOC126724019, with protein MGETGLFAVAQSLVMMKGLLDRCLNRESSLDRVRAKAQQTEEELGQLQRWRSKMVKKLELSEQARKELEEKTATSLTVIENKEAEIKQLKEEIRQAKVAAVEEYRCSESCLGELSDSFLQGFDDSLRQVKKAYPELDLTMVKLEDQAQTSALPVASENTEDLFGDGAAQGDGESAPSKDVPDAEEKKD; from the exons atgggggagacgggcctcttcgccgtcgctcag tccttggtcatgatgaagggactacttgaccggtgtctcaaccgtgagagtagcttggaccgggtgcgcgcgaaggcgcagcagacggaggaagagctcggacaactTCAGAGATGGAGGTCTAAGATGGTGAAGAAGCTGGAACTTTCTGAGCAGGCGAGGAAGGAGCTTGAGGAGAAGACGGCCACTTCGCTGACGGTCATAGAGAACAAAGAAGCTGAGATAAAACAACTCAAAGAAGAGATCCGTCAGGCTAAAGTGGCAGCCGTCGAGGAGTACCGATGCTCGGAGTCCTGTTTGGGCGAGCTGTCGGACTCCTTCCTCCAAGGATTCGATGATTCcctccgtcaagtcaagaaggcttatccagagctggacttgacaatggtcaaacttgaggaccaagcccagacttctgccctccccgtcgcctccgaaaatacggaggacctttTTGGAGACGGTGCTGCTCAGGGAGACGGAGAGTCCGccccgtcgaaggatgtcccagatgctgaagaaaagaaagattga
- the LOC126724021 gene encoding F-box protein At4g18380-like has product MLMKVDHFDRLPDALLLFILNNSLDAKTLIRCLLVSKRFASLIHQIDTIFVTLPPHFRNKKRRRGLSRKVFKILARKLIIKPLQVLHNIMTCTHAVNSNSDHFLYYSPNEILKNFNGLKSLHLELPSLGSEIEFNGGSSLLKWKAEFGEELKSCAILSSKCFRRENVSSSSYTYVNEREEEEEELQSFLAEDELKLQIVWTISCLVSASVRHHLLKQIVPNFPMLQSLVITDAGKRGKLCMGKEQLVELRNSMNSPRTLESSLERTPIPKLCMKLWYVPVMELPALGYAMKEVALVLIKPVSEVIGKVVCDGDLLVGDDLLVGDDFDGEDEEKVVFGEAVREIIKKKIMYVMEMSSF; this is encoded by the coding sequence ATGCTAATGAAGGTTGATCATTTTGATCGCCTTCCAGATGCGCTTCTCCTCTTCATATTGAACAATTCGCTTGATGCTAAGACCTTAATCCGATGTCTCTTGGTTTCCAAGCGCTTTGCTTCTCTCATACATCAAATAGACACCATATTCGTTACTCTTCCTCCTCATTTCCGGAACAAGAAAAGGAGGCGTGGCTTGTCCAGAAAGGTTTTCAAGATTCTGGCCAGAAAGTTAATCATCAAACCTTTGCAAGTCCTTCACAATATCATGACTTGTACACATGCCGTAAACTCCAACTCTGACCATTTCTTGTACTATTCACctaatgaaattttgaagaacTTCAATGGGTTAAAGTCTTTGCATTTGGAGCTTCCTTCCTTAGGGAGTGAGATTGAATTTAACGGTGGAAGTTCATTGCTCAAGTGGAAAGCTGAATTTGGTGAAGAGCTCAAAAGCTGCGCAATCCTTAGCTCAAAATGTTTTCGTAGGGAAAACGTTTCATCATCAAGTTATACCTATGTAAATGAAcgtgaagaggaagaagaagaactccAATCATTTCTAGCTGAGGATGAGCTAAAGTTACAAATAGTATGGACAATATCTTGCTTAGTATCTGCATCAGTGAGGCATCACTTGTTGAAACAAATCGTACCCAACTTTCCTATGCTTCAAAGTTTAGTTATTACGGATGCAGGGAAGAGAGGGAAGCTTTGCATGGGGAAAGAACAACTTGTTGAGCTTAGAAACAGTATGAACTCGCCAAGGACATTAGAGTCTTCGTTGGAGAGGACTCCAATACCAAAGTTGTGCATGAAGCTTTGGTATGTGCCTGTAATGGAGTTACCAGCATTGGGTTATGCCATGAAGGAAGTGGCACTTGTGTTGATCAAGCCTGTCAGTGAGGTAATTGGAAAGGTAGTATGTGATGGCGATTTGTTGGTGGGAGATGATTTGTTGGTAGGTGATGATTTTGATGGAGAGGATGAAGAGAAGGTAGTTTTTGGTGAAGCTGTGAGAGAGATaatcaagaagaagataatGTATGTAATGGAAATGAGTTCCTTTTGA
- the LOC126724038 gene encoding serine--glyoxylate aminotransferase, translated as MDYVYGPGRNHLFVPGPVNIPEPVIRAMNRNNEDYRSPAVPALTKTLLEDVKKIFKTTSGTPFLIPTTGTGAWESALTNTLSPGDRTISFLIGQFSLLWIDQQQRLNFNVDVIESEWGQGANLDILASKLAADGAHTIKAICIVHNETATGVTNDLSKVRKLLDEYRHPALFLVDGVSSICALDFRMDEWGIDVALTGSQKALSLPTGMGIVCASPKALEASKTARSVRVFFDWKDYLKFYKMGTFWPYTPSIQLLYGLRAALDLIFEEGLENVIARHSRLGHATRLAVEAWGLKNCTQKEEWYSNTVTAVVVPPYIDSTEIVKRGWKRYNLSLGLGLNKVAGKVFRIGHLGNLNELQLLGCLAGVEMLLKDVGYPVKLGSGVAAACAYLQNNIPLIPSRI; from the exons ATGGACTATGTGTATGGACCAGGAAGGAACCATCTCTTTGTTCCGGGGCCAGTCAATATCCCGGAACCTGTCATTCGGGCCATGAACAGAAACAATGAGGATTACCGCTCTCCAGCAGTCCCAGCATTGACAAAAACTCTGCTTGAGGATGTGAAGAAGATTTTCAAGACTACTTCTGGAACCCCATTTCTGATCCCTACCACTG GTACTGGTGCATGGGAGAGTGCACTTACTAACACATTGTCTCCTGGAGATCGGACTATATCTTTCCTCATTGGTCAATTCAGTCTGCTCTGGATTGATCAGCAGCAGCGCCTTAACTTCAATGTTGATGTCATCGAAAGTGAATGGGGCCAAGGTGCCAACCTAGACATTCTGGCATCAAAACTTGCAGCAGATGGTGCACACACTATAAAGGCAATTTGCATTGTTCACAATGAGACAGCAACCGGGGTTACTAATGACTTGTCTAAAGTGAGGAAACTCCTTG ATGAGTACAGGCACCCAGCCCTCTTTCTTGTTGATGGAGTGTCATCCATATGTGCTCTTGATTTTCGTATGGACGAATGGGGAATAGATGTGGCTTTAACTGGATCTCAGAAAGCTCTTTCTCTTCCCACTGGGATGGGAATTGTGTGTGCAAGCCCTAAAGCTCTAGAGGCATCTAAAACTGCAAGATCAGTTAGAGTTTTCTTTGACTGGAAAGATTACTTGAAGTTCTACAAAATGGGAACATTTTGGCCATACACCCCTTCCATTCAACTGTTGTATGGACTGAGAGCTGCTCTGGATCTCATTTTTGAGGAAGGACTTGAAAATGTGATTGCAAGGCATAGCCGTCTTGGCCATGCAACAAG GCTGGCTGTGGAGGCTTGGGGCTTGAAGAACTGCACCCAAAAGGAAGAGTGGTACAGTAACACAGTGACTGCAGTTGTTGTTCCTCCCTATATTGATAGTACAGAAATTGTTAAAAGGGGATGGAAGAGATACAATTTAAGCTTAGGTTTGGGCCTGAACAAAGTTGCTGGAAAGGTTTTCAGAATAGGGCATCTTGGCAATTTGAATGAG TTGCAATTATTGGGTTGTCTTGCTGGTGTGGAGATGCTACTCAAGGATGTGGGCTACCCGGTTAAGCTAGGAAGTGGAGTCGCTGCTGCTTGCGCGTACTTGCAGAACAACATTCCACTCATCCCTTCCAGGATTTGA